Proteins found in one Paenibacillus borealis genomic segment:
- a CDS encoding succinylglutamate desuccinylase/aspartoacylase domain-containing protein, with translation MSVEKHMLAAGTPYATPYYVVSSAAPGPVFMIISGVHGNEPASTRAAQGIVNRFNRGEWVLRRGKLIIVPLVNVSARRKGIRGKPDLNRTFPVGTGAKAGHPLSAAVFQLAKRYRPSWYLDLHEANGLSQLNPRRVGQTLIISTGSRAAGIAKQIVKKMNLSIPNRAYRFNIRRRERAGTSRMAMQRLLGAKAVTVETCWSLNFSLRVRLQSEIVSHFLRAAGLTG, from the coding sequence GTGTCTGTCGAGAAGCATATGCTGGCAGCAGGAACTCCCTATGCCACACCTTATTATGTCGTTAGCAGTGCAGCGCCCGGTCCTGTATTTATGATCATCTCCGGCGTTCATGGCAATGAACCGGCTAGTACCCGTGCGGCACAGGGGATCGTAAACCGGTTCAACCGCGGAGAGTGGGTTCTGCGCAGAGGGAAGCTGATTATTGTCCCGCTGGTGAATGTATCCGCACGGCGGAAGGGCATCCGCGGCAAACCTGATTTGAACCGTACCTTTCCGGTGGGTACAGGCGCTAAGGCGGGACACCCGCTGTCAGCAGCAGTGTTTCAACTCGCCAAGCGTTACCGTCCATCCTGGTATCTGGACCTGCATGAAGCGAACGGGCTGTCACAGCTTAATCCGCGGCGAGTAGGGCAGACGCTGATCATCAGCACGGGCAGCCGGGCGGCAGGCATCGCGAAGCAAATTGTGAAGAAGATGAACTTGTCGATTCCTAATAGAGCTTACCGCTTCAATATCCGCCGCCGCGAACGTGCCGGAACTTCACGGATGGCTATGCAGCGCCTGCTCGGCGCGAAGGCTGTTACGGTGGAAACCTGCTGGAGTCTCAATTTCTCCTTAAGGGTGCGGCTGCAAAGCGAAATTGTCAGCCATTTCCTGCGGGCTGCGGGTTTAACCGGTTAG
- a CDS encoding C45 family autoproteolytic acyltransferase/hydolase, whose amino-acid sequence MDANPPIQRRTAQYSHIVTEVTHYEVGRALGAHYKHNSELISFLSSPFMGASPLLPSAADRVMESFEKYCPGMNEEIKGFADETGVEPGKVVFYYSYFQPSGHCTQAVYRTGPDNSGHTCHMRNYDFGWEDEPYNQLLLSTTRVNGKPAHTGFALQLFGRYDGMNDAGLTVTTTSGRIRPEMTGEGFIFPGVVRALLDNCSTAEEAALLMRSMPISDYRNFLISDAKGDITLVETAGTQKEAQYYPAAAGGNCNQLVLSANHYTLPSMQVHNLQVMENSGTRYEALRSALTDEVALQSPVAAMQAIAGTEYPKGVCCHHYSEGFGTLWSMVFDNTAREAHICFGSPQLNSWRTFGFNDPAGVREYHAVLPDHPSPAGFWDRLPSAE is encoded by the coding sequence ATGGATGCTAATCCCCCTATTCAACGTAGGACCGCACAATATTCCCATATCGTTACGGAAGTCACACATTATGAAGTCGGCCGTGCCTTGGGCGCTCATTACAAGCATAATTCAGAGCTCATCTCATTCTTATCCTCTCCATTCATGGGGGCTTCCCCGCTGCTGCCGTCTGCGGCAGATAGAGTCATGGAGAGCTTCGAGAAATATTGCCCCGGCATGAACGAAGAAATCAAAGGCTTCGCCGATGAGACCGGTGTTGAACCCGGCAAGGTTGTGTTCTATTACTCCTACTTTCAGCCTTCCGGCCACTGCACGCAGGCTGTATACCGGACAGGTCCGGATAACAGCGGGCATACCTGTCATATGCGCAACTACGATTTTGGCTGGGAGGATGAGCCTTATAATCAGCTGCTTCTTAGCACAACCCGGGTGAATGGTAAACCTGCACATACCGGCTTTGCGCTCCAGCTGTTCGGCCGTTATGACGGAATGAATGATGCAGGACTTACCGTAACAACTACATCGGGGAGAATCCGTCCGGAGATGACCGGGGAAGGCTTTATTTTTCCGGGAGTGGTCCGCGCCTTGCTCGACAACTGCTCCACAGCGGAAGAAGCGGCGCTGCTTATGCGCAGCATGCCTATCTCCGACTACCGGAATTTCCTGATCTCAGACGCCAAAGGCGACATCACCCTCGTTGAAACTGCCGGTACGCAAAAAGAGGCACAGTATTATCCTGCAGCGGCTGGCGGGAACTGCAACCAGCTTGTCCTATCAGCCAACCATTATACCCTTCCATCCATGCAGGTTCATAATCTGCAGGTGATGGAGAATTCGGGGACAAGGTATGAAGCGCTGCGGTCGGCACTTACGGACGAAGTTGCCCTCCAAAGCCCCGTGGCAGCCATGCAAGCCATCGCAGGCACAGAATACCCTAAGGGAGTCTGCTGTCATCACTACAGTGAGGGCTTCGGAACGTTATGGTCGATGGTCTTTGATAATACGGCCCGCGAGGCGCATATCTGCTTCGGTTCCCCGCAGTTGAACAGCTGGAGGACCTTTGGGTTCAACGACCCGGCCGGAGTCCGCGAATATCATGCGGTTCTGCCTGACCACCCATCCCCAGCCGGATTCTGGGATCGGCTGCCTTCTGCAGAATAG
- a CDS encoding diguanylate cyclase domain-containing protein, whose protein sequence is MSDFKAHNENDPLNRTLLNEAGLELKESLDLTNCDKEPIHIPGLIQPHGVLLAVTQGGDNLIVQASRNTDVLLGISAEALLGTSMADLVGGSQLQALLERSVNAKETADLQYIILKIEVAGEMTDFFSIIHESEGLMIVELEPASEEESAGTNDFEWIRTFFGRMKQTAGRIEASQAAAEQVKEMLGYDRVMIYEFDEEWNGKVVAEAKEEGLEPFLGHHYPASDIPKQARELYLRNWLRTIVDVHYTPVPIIPVLQPLTGKPLNLSLSILRSVSPLHIEYLQNMGVGATTTISLIHDNKLWGLITCHHYSSKYVPHRIRNLCNFLGSFFSSELYQRQQLDTYQTELQLRSKATRIVDVFTGNSSSFRVIEQLGEEEQTLLALMDASGAAVCYQDKLMLYGDTPSLDQVRELAGWLAGKAKDYTYCTSRLSLENDSAKAYKDKASGVLYLALTPGQQNYMIWFRPEVVEIVDWAGDPAKAVIQENDGIRLSPRKSFEKWRQVVQSTSLPWKEQHLNILPQLKSILRGQTENQLRQAEEQALQNARSLRHNEQRYLQLMELSPVAFFMITDDIIVYSNNRALELMAIGKGKSVTGQPFLKYVHESYRPALRQYFSELSLNKSQFVTGSGQFLNAAGQTLDMNLTLASVMHSGKPSIMIVLSKGSDAEAKGEAYTSATTELQGFLTTDSLTDLPNRLAFERELTKKWNDCLRVQKALLLLSIDIDDFHSYNAVHGLKGGDLCIQSVADVLNIISKQHGAFVARFSGAAFILTLSGVTALQAEQLAEAVRKGVYDLQIPRDRYEEEGVVTVSIGGLLKVPVTTDRPSEFIAESEKALYEAKSSGKNQVVFH, encoded by the coding sequence ATGTCAGATTTTAAAGCCCATAACGAAAATGATCCGCTCAACCGCACACTGCTGAACGAAGCCGGTCTGGAACTGAAGGAATCGCTGGACCTCACGAACTGCGACAAGGAGCCGATTCATATCCCGGGGCTTATTCAGCCGCATGGCGTGCTGCTGGCAGTGACACAGGGCGGGGATAATCTTATTGTCCAGGCCAGCCGGAACACAGATGTACTGCTGGGAATATCTGCTGAGGCATTGCTCGGAACCTCCATGGCTGATCTGGTAGGCGGCAGTCAGCTCCAGGCCCTACTGGAGCGCAGCGTGAACGCAAAGGAAACCGCAGATTTACAATATATTATCCTGAAGATCGAAGTTGCCGGAGAGATGACCGATTTCTTCAGCATCATTCACGAAAGTGAAGGGCTGATGATCGTCGAGCTGGAGCCTGCCTCGGAAGAGGAGAGTGCCGGCACTAATGATTTTGAATGGATCCGCACGTTCTTCGGCCGTATGAAGCAGACTGCGGGACGGATTGAAGCCAGTCAGGCAGCGGCTGAACAGGTCAAAGAAATGCTCGGTTATGACCGGGTAATGATCTATGAATTCGATGAGGAATGGAACGGAAAAGTGGTAGCCGAGGCGAAGGAAGAAGGTCTTGAACCGTTCCTTGGCCATCACTACCCGGCCTCAGACATTCCGAAGCAGGCGCGTGAGCTGTACTTGCGCAACTGGCTGCGGACCATCGTGGATGTTCACTATACGCCGGTACCGATTATACCTGTGCTTCAGCCCCTGACTGGTAAACCGCTGAATCTCAGCCTGTCGATCCTGCGCAGTGTGTCCCCGCTGCATATTGAATATTTGCAGAATATGGGCGTTGGAGCGACAACCACGATCTCGCTGATTCATGATAACAAGCTCTGGGGACTGATCACCTGCCATCACTATTCATCTAAATATGTGCCCCACCGTATCCGCAATCTGTGCAATTTCCTGGGTTCCTTCTTCTCCAGTGAGCTGTACCAGCGCCAGCAGCTGGATACGTATCAGACAGAGCTGCAGCTGCGGTCCAAGGCGACGCGGATTGTCGATGTATTCACAGGGAATTCAAGCTCTTTCCGCGTGATCGAGCAGCTGGGAGAGGAAGAACAGACCCTGCTTGCGCTGATGGACGCTTCCGGGGCTGCGGTGTGCTACCAGGACAAGCTGATGCTGTACGGCGATACTCCTTCGCTTGACCAAGTACGGGAGCTTGCGGGCTGGCTGGCCGGTAAAGCCAAGGATTACACTTACTGTACTTCGAGGCTCAGTCTGGAGAATGATTCAGCAAAAGCTTATAAAGACAAAGCCTCCGGCGTACTTTATCTGGCCCTGACTCCCGGTCAGCAGAACTATATGATCTGGTTCAGACCTGAGGTTGTCGAGATTGTAGACTGGGCAGGAGATCCGGCCAAGGCTGTCATTCAGGAGAATGACGGGATACGCCTGTCTCCCCGTAAATCTTTTGAGAAATGGCGTCAGGTGGTTCAATCTACCTCGCTTCCCTGGAAGGAGCAGCATCTCAACATTCTGCCTCAGCTGAAATCAATCCTGCGCGGCCAGACGGAGAACCAGCTGCGTCAGGCCGAAGAACAGGCACTGCAGAATGCACGCAGTCTGCGTCATAATGAACAGCGTTATCTGCAGCTGATGGAGCTGTCACCGGTGGCTTTCTTCATGATCACCGATGATATCATCGTTTACAGCAATAACCGTGCGCTGGAGCTGATGGCTATAGGGAAGGGCAAGTCTGTAACCGGGCAGCCATTCCTGAAATACGTACATGAATCTTACCGTCCTGCACTGCGCCAGTATTTCTCAGAGCTAAGTCTGAACAAGAGCCAGTTCGTAACCGGTAGCGGACAATTTCTGAATGCAGCCGGACAGACGCTCGACATGAATCTGACACTGGCTTCTGTAATGCACAGCGGTAAACCTTCCATTATGATTGTATTGAGTAAAGGGTCTGACGCAGAAGCGAAGGGCGAAGCCTATACCAGTGCAACTACCGAGTTGCAGGGCTTTCTGACTACAGATTCCTTAACGGATCTGCCGAACCGGCTGGCGTTCGAGCGTGAGCTCACTAAGAAATGGAATGATTGCCTGCGCGTGCAGAAGGCGCTTCTGCTGCTGTCTATCGACATCGATGATTTCCATTCCTATAATGCAGTCCACGGGTTAAAAGGCGGAGATCTGTGTATTCAGTCAGTAGCGGATGTACTGAACATCATCAGCAAGCAGCATGGCGCCTTCGTCGCCCGCTTCAGCGGGGCAGCCTTCATCCTTACCCTCTCCGGGGTAACCGCCTTGCAGGCAGAGCAGCTGGCTGAAGCCGTGCGCAAGGGCGTCTATGATCTGCAAATTCCCCGCGACCGTTATGAAGAAGAAGGTGTGGTTACTGTAAGTATTGGCGGGCTGCTGAAAGTACCCGTTACTACGGACCGTCCGTCAGAGTTTATCGCTGAGTCGGAGAAAGCGCTGTACGAGGCGAAATCCAGCGGAAAGAATCAGGTTGTATTTCATTGA
- a CDS encoding GrpB family protein, with translation MEVVPYDPVWKDEYNRIEARMLEIAGDLIIAAEHVGSTSIEGLSAKPVIDIDLVMESYEKLPEIIRRLQQFGYEHQGNLGIEGREAFRSLQDDGFMKYHLYVCPKDGKGYLEHIAFRDYLRSSPSAREEYQAVKQRLAKDYRYDIDSYCEGKTAFVHSILQKAADPRIRLGMGGQAEPHDIRGLRPGR, from the coding sequence GTGGAAGTTGTTCCATATGACCCGGTCTGGAAGGATGAGTACAATAGAATTGAGGCGCGGATGCTGGAGATCGCCGGAGATCTGATCATAGCGGCTGAGCATGTGGGTAGTACCTCCATCGAGGGGTTATCGGCCAAACCCGTTATCGATATCGATCTGGTGATGGAGAGCTATGAGAAGCTGCCGGAGATCATCCGGAGATTACAGCAGTTCGGTTATGAACATCAGGGCAATTTGGGGATTGAGGGCAGGGAAGCCTTCCGGAGCTTGCAGGATGACGGCTTCATGAAATACCATCTCTATGTCTGTCCCAAAGACGGCAAGGGATATCTCGAGCATATTGCATTCCGCGATTATCTGCGTAGCAGCCCCTCTGCCCGTGAGGAGTATCAGGCGGTCAAGCAGCGGCTTGCGAAAGATTACCGTTATGATATCGACTCATATTGTGAGGGGAAGACTGCGTTCGTGCACTCTATTCTGCAGAAGGCAGCCGATCCCAGAATCCGGCTGGGGATGGGTGGTCAGGCAGAACCGCATGATATTCGCGGACTCCGGCCGGGTCGTTGA
- the murI gene encoding glutamate racemase, with translation MRIGFFDSGIGGLTVLHQALRFLPQEDYLFYADTAHVPYGEKTKEEVREYILNAVDFIAKHNIKALVIACNTATSILIEELRSRYAFPILGIEPAVKPAIERSEGKQKKVLVLATRLTLQEKKYHDLVHRTDHGEIVDSLPLPGLVQFAESFEFDENKIIPYLKQEFSPLDLKQYGTVVLGCTHFPYFENSLKKVFPSDVDFISGSIGTARHLKRILEHKGQVNQGTGDIIFFKSGVKVEDTCTLDNYQCLFKLLDEL, from the coding sequence ATGCGAATAGGATTTTTTGACTCCGGAATAGGCGGGTTAACGGTGCTTCATCAGGCACTCAGATTCCTGCCGCAAGAAGATTACCTCTTTTATGCAGATACTGCACATGTTCCTTATGGAGAGAAAACGAAAGAAGAAGTTAGAGAGTACATTCTAAATGCTGTAGATTTTATCGCTAAACACAATATAAAAGCTTTGGTTATTGCTTGTAATACAGCCACCAGCATCTTAATTGAGGAGCTCCGAAGCCGGTATGCCTTTCCTATCCTGGGCATCGAGCCCGCAGTGAAGCCTGCCATTGAACGATCCGAAGGAAAACAGAAAAAGGTTCTCGTGTTAGCCACGAGGCTTACGTTACAGGAGAAGAAGTATCATGATTTAGTTCACCGTACAGATCATGGGGAAATTGTGGACAGTTTGCCTCTTCCCGGATTGGTGCAGTTCGCTGAAAGCTTTGAATTTGATGAAAATAAAATCATACCCTATCTGAAGCAGGAATTCTCCCCTCTTGATCTTAAGCAGTACGGCACGGTAGTACTAGGATGTACTCATTTTCCTTATTTTGAGAATAGTCTTAAGAAGGTTTTCCCTTCAGATGTCGACTTCATCTCAGGCAGTATTGGAACAGCCAGACATCTGAAACGGATCCTCGAACACAAAGGTCAGGTTAACCAAGGCACCGGTGATATCATTTTTTTCAAGTCGGGTGTAAAAGTTGAGGATACCTGCACATTAGACAATTACCAGTGCCTATTTAAACTTCTGGATGAATTGTGA
- a CDS encoding response regulator → MNILIADDERVIREGIKRTIGQISPEHQVFVAARAEEAVKIMEEQRIHIVLTDILMPGMNGLEFMKISKRRYPYVKWIVISAHSEFSYAQEAVRLGARDYLLKPIGKTKLTELIDSLTTEIQQDNNISRQGERLKASLRFLREGVFQRLASGLDIGNLDIEPFIEDYNHFYLVMIQLDPGDKSVRLEHFIVENVLSELIDQHGRGFVVSYDRQSLLGLITPGENIRVEQFQEEVKAHLTHYLKIPFQIIHSGLSYDFNTVPQVVKRMREASASQALELEPMKGSGEKAIDVALHYIKEHFYEDLSLEKMASVVFLNPAYFSQLFKQKTGQGYKEYVTSLRLEQAKLLLLNPKLKLAEIAERVGYQDMRHFTQMFRKKYQLTPTEYRQQESINILMSKGTPPQQ, encoded by the coding sequence GTGAATATTCTTATTGCCGATGATGAACGGGTCATACGTGAAGGCATCAAGCGCACCATCGGGCAGATTAGCCCGGAGCATCAGGTATTTGTGGCAGCCCGGGCGGAAGAAGCGGTTAAGATTATGGAAGAGCAGCGTATCCATATTGTGCTGACCGATATTCTGATGCCGGGAATGAACGGCCTCGAATTCATGAAGATCTCGAAGCGCCGGTATCCGTATGTGAAATGGATTGTCATCTCTGCCCACAGCGAATTCTCCTATGCGCAGGAAGCGGTCAGACTGGGTGCAAGAGACTATCTGCTTAAGCCGATTGGCAAAACAAAGCTGACTGAGCTTATTGACAGCCTAACGACGGAGATTCAACAGGACAACAATATCTCGCGGCAAGGCGAGCGGCTGAAGGCCAGTCTGAGATTCCTCCGCGAGGGGGTATTCCAGCGGCTGGCCTCAGGGCTGGATATCGGGAATCTGGATATTGAGCCTTTTATTGAAGATTACAACCACTTCTATCTGGTAATGATCCAGCTGGACCCGGGTGACAAAAGCGTCCGCCTGGAGCATTTCATCGTCGAGAACGTGCTGTCTGAGCTGATCGACCAGCATGGACGGGGATTCGTTGTCAGCTATGACCGGCAGAGCCTGCTGGGTCTTATTACGCCGGGTGAGAACATCCGGGTGGAGCAATTCCAGGAAGAGGTCAAGGCTCATTTGACGCATTACCTGAAGATTCCTTTCCAGATCATCCACTCCGGGCTCAGTTATGATTTCAACACAGTGCCTCAGGTTGTGAAGCGGATGCGGGAGGCTTCAGCCTCCCAGGCGCTTGAGCTGGAGCCGATGAAGGGCAGCGGGGAGAAGGCCATTGATGTTGCGCTGCACTATATCAAGGAGCATTTCTACGAGGACTTGTCGCTGGAGAAAATGGCTTCCGTGGTGTTCCTGAATCCGGCGTACTTCAGCCAGCTGTTCAAGCAGAAGACGGGGCAGGGCTACAAGGAATATGTAACCTCCCTGCGGCTGGAGCAGGCGAAGCTGCTGCTGCTCAATCCCAAGCTGAAGCTCGCCGAAATTGCTGAACGGGTGGGTTATCAGGACATGCGCCACTTTACCCAGATGTTCCGTAAGAAATATCAGCTTACACCGACGGAATACCGTCAGCAGGAGAGCATCAACATTCTCATGAGCAAGGGTACTCCGCCGCAACAATAA
- a CDS encoding GNAT family N-acetyltransferase, translating into MSHYEAIMGRLRRNPLKNITLLKMMTAYHSQIDSVLIEQQDHWGVLLLMPAVTFPYDHRTYPEADTVVLMDYSSPEVFPALLKLLSREARLVFKLQEDAYRVALEPHFTLHKVRSLYSYSTAAGQTFSADAGCTVSETIDERLLPLWIANDYTLAEISHYFKEGAFSVSLFEGDVPLSTCMVFRNEESVWEIGAVHTTAAARKKGLAQRVVRTALYHTLQRGYIPRYQVLEDNLASIRLAESIGLTPAVKLEHWINY; encoded by the coding sequence TTGAGCCACTATGAAGCGATCATGGGGAGATTACGCCGAAATCCCCTAAAGAATATAACGCTGCTCAAAATGATGACCGCGTATCACAGCCAGATTGACAGTGTACTGATCGAACAGCAGGATCACTGGGGTGTGTTATTGCTGATGCCAGCCGTGACCTTCCCTTACGATCATCGGACCTATCCTGAGGCCGACACCGTTGTGCTTATGGATTACAGCAGCCCGGAGGTTTTCCCCGCCCTGCTGAAGCTGCTCTCAAGGGAGGCCAGGCTCGTCTTCAAACTGCAGGAGGATGCTTACCGCGTGGCGCTGGAACCGCATTTCACACTGCATAAAGTCCGCAGTCTCTACTCCTATTCTACGGCCGCAGGCCAGACCTTCAGCGCAGATGCGGGATGCACCGTAAGTGAAACAATAGATGAACGGCTGCTGCCGCTGTGGATAGCGAATGATTATACGCTGGCGGAAATCAGCCATTATTTTAAGGAGGGGGCTTTCTCAGTATCGTTGTTCGAGGGAGACGTGCCTCTCAGCACTTGTATGGTATTCCGCAATGAGGAGTCTGTCTGGGAGATTGGGGCTGTACATACGACTGCTGCCGCAAGAAAAAAAGGATTGGCGCAGCGCGTGGTCCGCACAGCGTTATACCATACTCTGCAAAGGGGATATATTCCGAGGTATCAGGTACTTGAAGACAATCTTGCCTCCATCCGCTTGGCTGAATCGATTGGGCTTACCCCCGCAGTGAAGCTCGAGCACTGGATTAATTATTAA
- a CDS encoding carbohydrate ABC transporter permease, translating to MRKFKKGIVYLLFAIPVVTQLYPLLWLLLYSLKTNEEIMDGSFFSFPKKFQWHNYYEAYTSGSYLKYLTNSVFVTALTMICVILLASMAAYAISRFRWKYGNAVMTIFLMGMMIPMQATLLPLMIIFKNMHILNTHWSLILPYIAFSTPIAVFILSGFMKAIPHEIEESAFIDGASVYRIFRSIILPVSVPPVMTVCILTFINIWNEYILAATFISSEKLKTLPFGVYTFVSQYSVNYGNIGAFLVMGALPVILIYFFLSNQITKGMVAGAVKG from the coding sequence ATGCGTAAATTTAAAAAAGGAATCGTGTATCTTCTTTTTGCAATCCCTGTGGTTACCCAGCTGTACCCGTTATTATGGCTGCTGCTTTATTCACTCAAGACCAACGAAGAAATCATGGACGGCAGCTTCTTTTCCTTCCCGAAAAAGTTCCAGTGGCATAACTACTATGAGGCTTACACCTCGGGCAGTTATCTGAAGTACTTGACGAACAGCGTCTTCGTGACCGCGCTTACGATGATTTGTGTTATCCTGCTGGCCTCCATGGCGGCGTATGCGATCTCGCGGTTCCGCTGGAAATACGGTAATGCTGTGATGACCATCTTCCTGATGGGGATGATGATTCCGATGCAGGCCACACTGCTGCCGCTGATGATTATTTTCAAAAACATGCATATCCTCAATACGCACTGGTCGCTGATTCTACCGTACATCGCTTTCTCTACACCAATCGCCGTGTTCATCTTGAGCGGATTTATGAAAGCTATCCCTCATGAGATTGAAGAATCCGCATTCATTGACGGAGCGAGCGTTTACCGGATTTTCCGCAGCATCATCCTTCCGGTATCTGTGCCGCCGGTAATGACGGTATGTATCCTGACCTTTATCAACATCTGGAACGAGTATATCCTGGCGGCAACGTTCATCTCGTCCGAGAAGCTCAAAACCCTGCCTTTCGGGGTGTACACCTTCGTCAGCCAGTATTCGGTCAACTATGGTAACATCGGCGCATTCCTCGTTATGGGCGCGCTGCCGGTCATTCTGATCTACTTCTTCCTGTCCAACCAGATTACAAAAGGCATGGTGGCAGGAGCAGTTAAAGGCTGA
- a CDS encoding DUF4190 domain-containing protein, whose protein sequence is MSYQPPPFQDQEFYQQFPPPPRQERTNGKAIAALVLGILSIVVPYIGLIFGIIAIVLAALAFKEIRLRYEQGRGLAIAGLVCGIVGTIIYAVLILLFVLAIVLFNNIDTDTVNYFNNLNSF, encoded by the coding sequence ATGAGTTATCAACCCCCACCCTTTCAAGATCAGGAATTTTACCAGCAGTTCCCCCCGCCGCCCCGCCAGGAGCGGACGAACGGCAAAGCGATCGCAGCACTGGTGCTCGGCATTCTCTCCATCGTAGTTCCTTATATCGGACTTATCTTCGGGATTATTGCGATCGTTCTGGCTGCACTCGCCTTCAAGGAGATCCGTCTCCGCTATGAGCAGGGCCGGGGGCTGGCGATTGCCGGGCTGGTCTGCGGGATTGTCGGCACTATCATTTACGCTGTACTAATCCTTCTGTTTGTTCTTGCAATTGTACTGTTCAATAACATCGACACTGACACGGTCAATTATTTCAACAATTTAAACAGCTTCTAA
- a CDS encoding cache domain-containing sensor histidine kinase, whose amino-acid sequence MKSGFHSIHHRLFLLFLFCMSSILLIVSLLYYNRTTDQLHEKISDLSQKNVAQTAGLFTLLYKGYDALSKSLSNNFEMIRLINEKTDEPAVAYINEQTVTNIIGSIFYSRDDLVGIHVITDRGKIYNYGNYMNVVDPDYADEDWYRQLQASSGKMVWLGVYQHSLIDQVEDSPVFAFGRQIYDLNEHKPIGIVLYETNPQPVLDALENLKLGEHSQVYLMSPDGKFVTSATDPTPEVSNLPTLPTSQNVMVQQESDRLVVASKLSFSGWWVMSITPDKDLNVELIEMKRYLLIVISALIIVSTLIASIVSQTISSPLKKLIREMRQVEVGNFRGMVNVSSYQEINILVASFNRMVRRIEELIERVKLSSVSEKNAELHALQSQVNPHFLYNTLDMIYWMLDEEGNEQLGELVLSLSSMFRYSSQWEDGAEVSLREELEQIGHYLKIISIRLEGRLQIITEIDERWLDIRVPKMTVQPVIENAVKHGLESLGRQGILKVYTKEEGSVLRLIVEDNGNGMNEEQLKRLQDSLNGDGPSPSPKESGKSGIGLQNLHRRLQFMFGECYGLQIQSFPGEGTQVAIVLPISVEGEQTT is encoded by the coding sequence ATGAAGAGCGGCTTTCATTCCATCCATCATCGGTTGTTCTTGCTGTTTCTTTTTTGCATGTCCAGTATTCTGCTTATTGTCAGCTTGCTGTACTATAACCGGACTACGGATCAGCTGCATGAGAAGATCAGTGATTTGTCGCAAAAAAACGTCGCCCAGACCGCAGGGTTATTCACACTCCTCTACAAGGGTTATGACGCTTTGTCCAAATCGCTCAGCAATAACTTCGAGATGATTCGTCTGATTAATGAGAAAACCGATGAGCCGGCGGTGGCTTATATCAATGAGCAGACCGTGACGAATATTATCGGCTCGATTTTTTATTCACGGGATGACCTGGTGGGCATTCATGTGATCACAGACAGAGGGAAGATTTATAATTACGGTAATTATATGAACGTGGTCGACCCCGATTACGCCGATGAAGACTGGTACCGGCAGCTGCAGGCCTCCTCTGGTAAAATGGTCTGGCTGGGGGTGTATCAGCATTCCCTGATCGATCAGGTGGAAGATAGTCCGGTGTTCGCCTTCGGGCGGCAGATATACGATCTGAATGAGCATAAGCCGATCGGGATTGTACTGTACGAGACGAATCCGCAGCCGGTGCTGGATGCGCTGGAGAATCTGAAGCTCGGTGAGCACAGTCAGGTATACCTGATGTCCCCGGACGGCAAGTTTGTTACCTCCGCTACAGATCCTACGCCCGAGGTCTCCAATCTGCCTACGCTGCCGACTTCGCAGAATGTAATGGTCCAGCAGGAAAGCGACCGGCTGGTCGTAGCCTCGAAGCTGTCATTCTCCGGCTGGTGGGTCATGAGTATTACCCCGGATAAGGATCTGAATGTAGAATTGATCGAGATGAAGCGATATCTGCTGATTGTCATCTCGGCACTGATCATTGTCTCGACGCTGATTGCCTCTATTGTATCCCAGACCATCTCCTCGCCGCTGAAGAAGCTGATCCGGGAGATGAGGCAGGTGGAGGTCGGTAACTTCCGCGGAATGGTTAATGTCTCCTCCTACCAGGAGATTAATATTCTCGTCGCTTCCTTCAACCGGATGGTCCGGCGGATTGAGGAGCTGATTGAACGGGTGAAGCTCTCGTCCGTCAGTGAGAAGAATGCTGAGCTGCATGCGCTGCAGTCCCAGGTTAATCCGCATTTCCTCTACAATACACTGGATATGATCTACTGGATGCTGGACGAGGAAGGTAATGAGCAGCTGGGTGAGCTGGTCTTGTCCTTGTCCTCGATGTTCCGGTATAGCAGCCAGTGGGAAGACGGGGCTGAAGTGAGCCTGCGCGAAGAGCTGGAGCAGATTGGCCATTATCTGAAGATTATCTCGATCCGGCTGGAAGGCCGGCTGCAGATTATTACGGAAATCGATGAACGCTGGCTGGACATCCGTGTTCCCAAAATGACGGTCCAGCCTGTAATTGAAAACGCCGTCAAGCACGGTCTGGAATCACTGGGCCGCCAGGGTATATTGAAGGTATACACAAAGGAAGAAGGTTCCGTGCTGAGACTGATTGTGGAAGACAACGGAAACGGAATGAATGAGGAGCAGCTGAAACGGCTGCAGGACTCGCTGAATGGGGACGGTCCTAGTCCGAGTCCCAAGGAGAGCGGCAAAAGCGGCATCGGCCTGCAGAACCTGCACCGCCGGCTGCAGTTCATGTTCGGGGAGTGTTACGGGCTGCAGATTCAGAGTTTCCCCGGAGAAGGGACACAGGTTGCCATCGTGCTGCCGATTTCAGTGGAAGGAGAACAGACTACGTGA